A stretch of Linepithema humile isolate Giens D197 chromosome 3, Lhum_UNIL_v1.0, whole genome shotgun sequence DNA encodes these proteins:
- the LOC105668781 gene encoding carboxylic ester hydrolase isoform X1, producing the protein MRKSVQYIFLIYQFITFPNIKIFEMWKYRNSLFIQLCCICLFAFNANGAPVVTISNGTLVGTIMYTRLGREINTYRSIPYAAPPVGELRFKPPQPASAWNGILQAVQDAQECTQRNVFLYMEDIIGDEDCLYLNVYTPSFTESPEKSTFARYPVMFYVHGGGFLGGGSHSAFHGPRFLLDQDIILVTVNYRLGPLGFLSTEDLECPGNLGLKDQQQALRWVQENIAHFGGDPNRVTIFGNSAGGASVHYHMVSPLSEGLFHRGISQSGTFYCPWTLTPPGTAKKNAKILGSHLNCKTQDSKEFIECLRTKTAKEIIGTDHIFQQFGYCPLIPFRPVIEPKHPGAFITEDPVISVREGRLADVPWMTGITSEEGSLKVPGIYGGNLVKRLNDDFINIAPISLLFQEKYRLHDKKVTDEISSTIRKYYFGHDDIDESDKARFNAINMYSDAWFSHCAHTAVRDFIVNQTSPLYYYYFAYRGSASLSSIFGDSNKNYGVAHADELQYLFPQDFLFKDLKLTEDDNKMVDILTTMWYNFAKSGNPTPKITKLIPLKWKPVKTNDSPEYLHIKSKGIFVENNLLSDRMTFWDTLADRMIAIGEISKTSKDEL; encoded by the exons ATGAGAAAATCCGTAcagtatatctttttaatatatcagttCATTACTTTTCCAAACATTA aaatttttgaaatgtggAAGTATCGAAATAGCCTATTTATCCAATTATGCTGCATTTGTCTCTTTGCGTTTAATGCAAATGGTGCACCAGTTGTAACAATATCAAATGGCACATTAGTGGGTACAATTATGTACACCAGACTtggaagagaaataaatacataccGAAGCATTCCCTATGCTGCTCCGCCGGTTGGAGAACTTCGATTCaag cCACCACAACCTGCGTCCGCCTGGAATGGTATACTACAGGCCGTGCAAGATGCTCAGGAGTGCACGCAACGTAATGTCTTCCTATACATGGAGGACATTATCGGTGATGAAGATTGCCTTTACCTAAACGTCTACACGCCAAGCTTTACAGAATCCCCTGAAAAATCGACATTTGCTCGATATCCGGTCATGTTTTATGTCCACGGTGGCGGATTTCTCGGTGGGGGCAGCCACTCTGCTTTTCACGGACCCAGATTCCTATTGGATCAAGATATTATCCTCGTCACTGTGAATTATCG ACTTGGACCATTGGGTTTCTTAAGTACGGAGGATTTAGAATGTCCAGGAAATCTAGGATTGAAAGATCAGCAGCAAGCCCTGCGATGGGTGCAGGAGAACATTGCACATTTTGGCGGTGATCCAAACAGAGTGACTATCTTTGGTAACAGTGCAGGCGGTGCAAGTGTTCATTATCATATGGTCAGTCCTCTTTCAGAAG GTCTCTTCCATCGTGGCATTTCACAGAGCGGTACCTTTTATTGTCCATGGACTTTAACACCACCAGGAACTGCGAAGAAGAATGCTAAAATCTTAGGCAGTCATCTAAACTGTAAAACCCAAGATTCCAAAGAATTCATTGAATGTCTGCGCACAAAGACTGCAAAGGAGATTATTGGCACTGATCACATTTTCCAG CAATTCGGTTACTGTCCGTTAATACCTTTCAGACCAGTAATCGAACCCAAACATCCAGGTGCTTTTATAACAGAAGATCCTGTAATCTCTGTGCGAGAAGGTCGTCTCGCTGATGTACCTTGGATGACAGGGATCACTTCGGAGGAAGGATCTCTCAAAGTACCCG GTATTTATGGAGGAAACTTGGTTAAAAGACTAAATGATGACTTCATAAATATCGCGCCTATAAGCTTATtgtttcaagaaaaatatcgcCTTCATGATAAAAAAGTCACAGATGAGATAAGCAGCACCATCCGCAAATATTACTTTGGTCATGACGACATCGACGAATCCGACAAAGCCAGATTCAATGCTATCAAT atgtaCAGCGATGCATGGTTTAGTCACTGTGCTCACACGGCCGTGCGAGACTTTATTGTGAATCAAACTTCGCCactctattattattacttcgCGTACAGAGGAAGCGCATCCTTGAGTTCGATATTCGGTGATTCCAACAAAAATTATGGAGTAGCACATGCGGATGAATTGCAGTATCTGTTTCCTCAGGATTTTTTGTTCAAAGACTTGAAATTGACTGAAGATGATAATAAGATGGTCGATATTTTAACAACTATGTGgtacaattttgcaaaatccGG AAATCCAACaccaaaaattacaaagttaatTCCCTTGAAGTGGAAGCCGGTGAAAACAAATGACTCACCggaatatttgcatataaaaagcaagggtatttttgtagaaaataatcttCTGTCGGACAGAATGACATTTTGGGATACCTTAGCAGATCGGATGATAGCCATTGGTGAAATTTCTAAGACTTCTAAAGATGAATTGTaa
- the LOC105668781 gene encoding carboxylic ester hydrolase isoform X4, producing the protein MWKYRNSLFIQLCCICLFAFNANGAPVVTISNGTLVGTIMYTRLGREINTYRSIPYAAPPVGELRFKPPQPASAWNGILQAVQDAQECTQRNVFLYMEDIIGDEDCLYLNVYTPSFTESPEKSTFARYPVMFYVHGGGFLGGGSHSAFHGPRFLLDQDIILVTVNYRLGPLGFLSTEDLECPGNLGLKDQQQALRWVQENIAHFGGDPNRVTIFGNSAGGASVHYHMVSPLSEGLFHRGISQSGTFYCPWTLTPPGTAKKNAKILGSHLNCKTQDSKEFIECLRTKTAKEIIGTDHIFQQFGYCPLIPFRPVIEPKHPGAFITEDPVISVREGRLADVPWMTGITSEEGSLKVPGIYGGNLVKRLNDDFINIAPISLLFQEKYRLHDKKVTDEISSTIRKYYFGHDDIDESDKARFNAINMYSDAWFSHCAHTAVRDFIVNQTSPLYYYYFAYRGSASLSSIFGDSNKNYGVAHADELQYLFPQDFLFKDLKLTEDDNKMVDILTTMWYNFAKSGNPTPKITKLIPLKWKPVKTNDSPEYLHIKSKGIFVENNLLSDRMTFWDTLADRMIAIGEISKTSKDEL; encoded by the exons atgtggAAGTATCGAAATAGCCTATTTATCCAATTATGCTGCATTTGTCTCTTTGCGTTTAATGCAAATGGTGCACCAGTTGTAACAATATCAAATGGCACATTAGTGGGTACAATTATGTACACCAGACTtggaagagaaataaatacataccGAAGCATTCCCTATGCTGCTCCGCCGGTTGGAGAACTTCGATTCaag cCACCACAACCTGCGTCCGCCTGGAATGGTATACTACAGGCCGTGCAAGATGCTCAGGAGTGCACGCAACGTAATGTCTTCCTATACATGGAGGACATTATCGGTGATGAAGATTGCCTTTACCTAAACGTCTACACGCCAAGCTTTACAGAATCCCCTGAAAAATCGACATTTGCTCGATATCCGGTCATGTTTTATGTCCACGGTGGCGGATTTCTCGGTGGGGGCAGCCACTCTGCTTTTCACGGACCCAGATTCCTATTGGATCAAGATATTATCCTCGTCACTGTGAATTATCG ACTTGGACCATTGGGTTTCTTAAGTACGGAGGATTTAGAATGTCCAGGAAATCTAGGATTGAAAGATCAGCAGCAAGCCCTGCGATGGGTGCAGGAGAACATTGCACATTTTGGCGGTGATCCAAACAGAGTGACTATCTTTGGTAACAGTGCAGGCGGTGCAAGTGTTCATTATCATATGGTCAGTCCTCTTTCAGAAG GTCTCTTCCATCGTGGCATTTCACAGAGCGGTACCTTTTATTGTCCATGGACTTTAACACCACCAGGAACTGCGAAGAAGAATGCTAAAATCTTAGGCAGTCATCTAAACTGTAAAACCCAAGATTCCAAAGAATTCATTGAATGTCTGCGCACAAAGACTGCAAAGGAGATTATTGGCACTGATCACATTTTCCAG CAATTCGGTTACTGTCCGTTAATACCTTTCAGACCAGTAATCGAACCCAAACATCCAGGTGCTTTTATAACAGAAGATCCTGTAATCTCTGTGCGAGAAGGTCGTCTCGCTGATGTACCTTGGATGACAGGGATCACTTCGGAGGAAGGATCTCTCAAAGTACCCG GTATTTATGGAGGAAACTTGGTTAAAAGACTAAATGATGACTTCATAAATATCGCGCCTATAAGCTTATtgtttcaagaaaaatatcgcCTTCATGATAAAAAAGTCACAGATGAGATAAGCAGCACCATCCGCAAATATTACTTTGGTCATGACGACATCGACGAATCCGACAAAGCCAGATTCAATGCTATCAAT atgtaCAGCGATGCATGGTTTAGTCACTGTGCTCACACGGCCGTGCGAGACTTTATTGTGAATCAAACTTCGCCactctattattattacttcgCGTACAGAGGAAGCGCATCCTTGAGTTCGATATTCGGTGATTCCAACAAAAATTATGGAGTAGCACATGCGGATGAATTGCAGTATCTGTTTCCTCAGGATTTTTTGTTCAAAGACTTGAAATTGACTGAAGATGATAATAAGATGGTCGATATTTTAACAACTATGTGgtacaattttgcaaaatccGG AAATCCAACaccaaaaattacaaagttaatTCCCTTGAAGTGGAAGCCGGTGAAAACAAATGACTCACCggaatatttgcatataaaaagcaagggtatttttgtagaaaataatcttCTGTCGGACAGAATGACATTTTGGGATACCTTAGCAGATCGGATGATAGCCATTGGTGAAATTTCTAAGACTTCTAAAGATGAATTGTaa
- the LOC105668781 gene encoding carboxylic ester hydrolase isoform X3, translated as MNEKIQIFEMWKYRNSLFIQLCCICLFAFNANGAPVVTISNGTLVGTIMYTRLGREINTYRSIPYAAPPVGELRFKPPQPASAWNGILQAVQDAQECTQRNVFLYMEDIIGDEDCLYLNVYTPSFTESPEKSTFARYPVMFYVHGGGFLGGGSHSAFHGPRFLLDQDIILVTVNYRLGPLGFLSTEDLECPGNLGLKDQQQALRWVQENIAHFGGDPNRVTIFGNSAGGASVHYHMVSPLSEGLFHRGISQSGTFYCPWTLTPPGTAKKNAKILGSHLNCKTQDSKEFIECLRTKTAKEIIGTDHIFQQFGYCPLIPFRPVIEPKHPGAFITEDPVISVREGRLADVPWMTGITSEEGSLKVPGIYGGNLVKRLNDDFINIAPISLLFQEKYRLHDKKVTDEISSTIRKYYFGHDDIDESDKARFNAINMYSDAWFSHCAHTAVRDFIVNQTSPLYYYYFAYRGSASLSSIFGDSNKNYGVAHADELQYLFPQDFLFKDLKLTEDDNKMVDILTTMWYNFAKSGNPTPKITKLIPLKWKPVKTNDSPEYLHIKSKGIFVENNLLSDRMTFWDTLADRMIAIGEISKTSKDEL; from the exons ATGAATGAGAAAATCC aaatttttgaaatgtggAAGTATCGAAATAGCCTATTTATCCAATTATGCTGCATTTGTCTCTTTGCGTTTAATGCAAATGGTGCACCAGTTGTAACAATATCAAATGGCACATTAGTGGGTACAATTATGTACACCAGACTtggaagagaaataaatacataccGAAGCATTCCCTATGCTGCTCCGCCGGTTGGAGAACTTCGATTCaag cCACCACAACCTGCGTCCGCCTGGAATGGTATACTACAGGCCGTGCAAGATGCTCAGGAGTGCACGCAACGTAATGTCTTCCTATACATGGAGGACATTATCGGTGATGAAGATTGCCTTTACCTAAACGTCTACACGCCAAGCTTTACAGAATCCCCTGAAAAATCGACATTTGCTCGATATCCGGTCATGTTTTATGTCCACGGTGGCGGATTTCTCGGTGGGGGCAGCCACTCTGCTTTTCACGGACCCAGATTCCTATTGGATCAAGATATTATCCTCGTCACTGTGAATTATCG ACTTGGACCATTGGGTTTCTTAAGTACGGAGGATTTAGAATGTCCAGGAAATCTAGGATTGAAAGATCAGCAGCAAGCCCTGCGATGGGTGCAGGAGAACATTGCACATTTTGGCGGTGATCCAAACAGAGTGACTATCTTTGGTAACAGTGCAGGCGGTGCAAGTGTTCATTATCATATGGTCAGTCCTCTTTCAGAAG GTCTCTTCCATCGTGGCATTTCACAGAGCGGTACCTTTTATTGTCCATGGACTTTAACACCACCAGGAACTGCGAAGAAGAATGCTAAAATCTTAGGCAGTCATCTAAACTGTAAAACCCAAGATTCCAAAGAATTCATTGAATGTCTGCGCACAAAGACTGCAAAGGAGATTATTGGCACTGATCACATTTTCCAG CAATTCGGTTACTGTCCGTTAATACCTTTCAGACCAGTAATCGAACCCAAACATCCAGGTGCTTTTATAACAGAAGATCCTGTAATCTCTGTGCGAGAAGGTCGTCTCGCTGATGTACCTTGGATGACAGGGATCACTTCGGAGGAAGGATCTCTCAAAGTACCCG GTATTTATGGAGGAAACTTGGTTAAAAGACTAAATGATGACTTCATAAATATCGCGCCTATAAGCTTATtgtttcaagaaaaatatcgcCTTCATGATAAAAAAGTCACAGATGAGATAAGCAGCACCATCCGCAAATATTACTTTGGTCATGACGACATCGACGAATCCGACAAAGCCAGATTCAATGCTATCAAT atgtaCAGCGATGCATGGTTTAGTCACTGTGCTCACACGGCCGTGCGAGACTTTATTGTGAATCAAACTTCGCCactctattattattacttcgCGTACAGAGGAAGCGCATCCTTGAGTTCGATATTCGGTGATTCCAACAAAAATTATGGAGTAGCACATGCGGATGAATTGCAGTATCTGTTTCCTCAGGATTTTTTGTTCAAAGACTTGAAATTGACTGAAGATGATAATAAGATGGTCGATATTTTAACAACTATGTGgtacaattttgcaaaatccGG AAATCCAACaccaaaaattacaaagttaatTCCCTTGAAGTGGAAGCCGGTGAAAACAAATGACTCACCggaatatttgcatataaaaagcaagggtatttttgtagaaaataatcttCTGTCGGACAGAATGACATTTTGGGATACCTTAGCAGATCGGATGATAGCCATTGGTGAAATTTCTAAGACTTCTAAAGATGAATTGTaa
- the LOC105668781 gene encoding carboxylic ester hydrolase isoform X2: MIVLEITLSLSEIFEMWKYRNSLFIQLCCICLFAFNANGAPVVTISNGTLVGTIMYTRLGREINTYRSIPYAAPPVGELRFKPPQPASAWNGILQAVQDAQECTQRNVFLYMEDIIGDEDCLYLNVYTPSFTESPEKSTFARYPVMFYVHGGGFLGGGSHSAFHGPRFLLDQDIILVTVNYRLGPLGFLSTEDLECPGNLGLKDQQQALRWVQENIAHFGGDPNRVTIFGNSAGGASVHYHMVSPLSEGLFHRGISQSGTFYCPWTLTPPGTAKKNAKILGSHLNCKTQDSKEFIECLRTKTAKEIIGTDHIFQQFGYCPLIPFRPVIEPKHPGAFITEDPVISVREGRLADVPWMTGITSEEGSLKVPGIYGGNLVKRLNDDFINIAPISLLFQEKYRLHDKKVTDEISSTIRKYYFGHDDIDESDKARFNAINMYSDAWFSHCAHTAVRDFIVNQTSPLYYYYFAYRGSASLSSIFGDSNKNYGVAHADELQYLFPQDFLFKDLKLTEDDNKMVDILTTMWYNFAKSGNPTPKITKLIPLKWKPVKTNDSPEYLHIKSKGIFVENNLLSDRMTFWDTLADRMIAIGEISKTSKDEL, encoded by the exons atgatCGTTTTGGAGATCACGCTAAGTTTGTCAG aaatttttgaaatgtggAAGTATCGAAATAGCCTATTTATCCAATTATGCTGCATTTGTCTCTTTGCGTTTAATGCAAATGGTGCACCAGTTGTAACAATATCAAATGGCACATTAGTGGGTACAATTATGTACACCAGACTtggaagagaaataaatacataccGAAGCATTCCCTATGCTGCTCCGCCGGTTGGAGAACTTCGATTCaag cCACCACAACCTGCGTCCGCCTGGAATGGTATACTACAGGCCGTGCAAGATGCTCAGGAGTGCACGCAACGTAATGTCTTCCTATACATGGAGGACATTATCGGTGATGAAGATTGCCTTTACCTAAACGTCTACACGCCAAGCTTTACAGAATCCCCTGAAAAATCGACATTTGCTCGATATCCGGTCATGTTTTATGTCCACGGTGGCGGATTTCTCGGTGGGGGCAGCCACTCTGCTTTTCACGGACCCAGATTCCTATTGGATCAAGATATTATCCTCGTCACTGTGAATTATCG ACTTGGACCATTGGGTTTCTTAAGTACGGAGGATTTAGAATGTCCAGGAAATCTAGGATTGAAAGATCAGCAGCAAGCCCTGCGATGGGTGCAGGAGAACATTGCACATTTTGGCGGTGATCCAAACAGAGTGACTATCTTTGGTAACAGTGCAGGCGGTGCAAGTGTTCATTATCATATGGTCAGTCCTCTTTCAGAAG GTCTCTTCCATCGTGGCATTTCACAGAGCGGTACCTTTTATTGTCCATGGACTTTAACACCACCAGGAACTGCGAAGAAGAATGCTAAAATCTTAGGCAGTCATCTAAACTGTAAAACCCAAGATTCCAAAGAATTCATTGAATGTCTGCGCACAAAGACTGCAAAGGAGATTATTGGCACTGATCACATTTTCCAG CAATTCGGTTACTGTCCGTTAATACCTTTCAGACCAGTAATCGAACCCAAACATCCAGGTGCTTTTATAACAGAAGATCCTGTAATCTCTGTGCGAGAAGGTCGTCTCGCTGATGTACCTTGGATGACAGGGATCACTTCGGAGGAAGGATCTCTCAAAGTACCCG GTATTTATGGAGGAAACTTGGTTAAAAGACTAAATGATGACTTCATAAATATCGCGCCTATAAGCTTATtgtttcaagaaaaatatcgcCTTCATGATAAAAAAGTCACAGATGAGATAAGCAGCACCATCCGCAAATATTACTTTGGTCATGACGACATCGACGAATCCGACAAAGCCAGATTCAATGCTATCAAT atgtaCAGCGATGCATGGTTTAGTCACTGTGCTCACACGGCCGTGCGAGACTTTATTGTGAATCAAACTTCGCCactctattattattacttcgCGTACAGAGGAAGCGCATCCTTGAGTTCGATATTCGGTGATTCCAACAAAAATTATGGAGTAGCACATGCGGATGAATTGCAGTATCTGTTTCCTCAGGATTTTTTGTTCAAAGACTTGAAATTGACTGAAGATGATAATAAGATGGTCGATATTTTAACAACTATGTGgtacaattttgcaaaatccGG AAATCCAACaccaaaaattacaaagttaatTCCCTTGAAGTGGAAGCCGGTGAAAACAAATGACTCACCggaatatttgcatataaaaagcaagggtatttttgtagaaaataatcttCTGTCGGACAGAATGACATTTTGGGATACCTTAGCAGATCGGATGATAGCCATTGGTGAAATTTCTAAGACTTCTAAAGATGAATTGTaa